Proteins encoded together in one Candidatus Nitrospira nitrificans window:
- a CDS encoding OB-fold nucleic acid binding domain-containing protein, with translation LWRLARAPAGLLFVEGERAAAPETSPLREMTEVERLEADYGGTGVTLGRHPLAMRRAELMRAGVTRARDLARGAAGGRVRVAGSVIVRQRPGTAKGFVFLSLEDETGIANVIVTPGLFQRYRLVLVTEPLLLVDGILQRQDGVVSVKAQRVAALPRLAHHAPSHDFG, from the coding sequence GTCTCTGGCGGCTCGCGCGGGCGCCGGCGGGGCTGCTGTTCGTGGAGGGCGAGCGCGCGGCGGCGCCCGAGACCTCCCCCCTGCGCGAGATGACGGAGGTCGAGCGCCTGGAGGCTGATTACGGCGGCACGGGAGTGACGCTCGGCCGCCATCCCCTGGCCATGCGGCGGGCGGAGCTGATGCGAGCCGGGGTCACCCGGGCTCGCGATCTCGCGCGCGGCGCCGCGGGCGGTCGTGTGCGGGTGGCGGGGAGCGTCATCGTGCGCCAGCGACCCGGCACGGCCAAGGGCTTCGTCTTCCTGAGCCTGGAGGACGAGACGGGCATCGCCAACGTCATCGTGACGCCCGGCCTCTTCCAGCGCTACCGGCTCGTGCTCGTCACCGAGCCCTTGCTCCTGGTGGACGGCATCCTCCAGCGCCAGGACGGCGTCGTCTCCGTCAAGGCCCAGCGCGTGGCCGCTCTCCCGCGCCTCGCCCACCACGCGCCGTCGCACGACTTCGGGTGA
- a CDS encoding integron integrase yields the protein MREPVPPPPPRLLDRVRAAIRTRHYSRRTEKAYVGWIRRYILFHGKRHPAEMGASEVTRFLSSLAVEGQVAASTQNQAVSALLFLYREVLGQELPWLDEVIRARRPVRLPVVLGRREVQAILDGLGGAPRLMALLLYGAGLRLLECARLRVQDIDFERHQIVVRGGKGDKDRVTMLPVVVRADLAAHLEEVRRQHALDLRRGAGWVELPSALARKYPYAGREWGWQWVFPATRVYVDRDTSQRRRHHLHESVLQRAVKMAVARAGLPRHATCHTLRHSFATHLLEDGHDIRTVQELLGHRDVSTTMIYTHVLNRGPAGVRSPADRMAGL from the coding sequence ATGCGCGAGCCTGTCCCGCCGCCGCCCCCGCGCCTGCTCGACCGCGTGCGGGCCGCCATCCGCACGCGACACTACAGCCGCCGCACCGAGAAGGCCTACGTGGGCTGGATCCGCCGGTACATCCTGTTCCACGGCAAGCGTCACCCCGCCGAGATGGGCGCCTCCGAGGTCACGCGCTTCCTCAGCTCGCTGGCCGTCGAGGGGCAGGTGGCCGCATCCACGCAGAACCAGGCGGTGAGCGCCCTGCTCTTCCTCTATCGGGAGGTGCTCGGGCAGGAGCTCCCGTGGCTCGACGAGGTCATCCGCGCCAGGCGTCCCGTCCGGCTGCCCGTCGTGCTCGGACGCCGCGAGGTCCAGGCCATCCTCGACGGCCTGGGCGGAGCGCCCCGGCTCATGGCCTTGCTCCTGTACGGCGCCGGTCTCCGCCTGCTCGAGTGCGCGCGCCTGCGAGTCCAGGACATCGACTTCGAGCGGCACCAGATCGTCGTGCGCGGCGGCAAGGGCGACAAGGACAGGGTGACGATGCTCCCGGTCGTGGTGCGGGCGGACCTCGCCGCGCACCTGGAGGAGGTGAGGCGCCAGCACGCCCTCGACCTGCGCCGCGGCGCCGGCTGGGTGGAGCTGCCCTCGGCCCTGGCCCGCAAGTACCCCTACGCCGGCCGCGAGTGGGGATGGCAGTGGGTCTTCCCGGCCACCCGCGTCTACGTCGACCGCGACACCAGCCAGCGCCGCCGCCATCACCTCCACGAGTCCGTGCTGCAGCGTGCCGTCAAGATGGCCGTGGCGCGCGCCGGCTTGCCCCGGCACGCGACGTGCCACACCCTGCGCCACTCGTTCGCCACCCACCTGCTGGAGGATGGCCACGACATCCGCACCGTGCAGGAACTGCTCGGCCACCGGGATGTCAGCACCACCATGATCTATACCCACGTGCTGAACCGCGGCCCCGCCGGCGTGCGCAGCCCGGCCGACCGGATGGCGGGGCTGTGA